One Stegostoma tigrinum isolate sSteTig4 chromosome 47, sSteTig4.hap1, whole genome shotgun sequence genomic window carries:
- the polr3glb gene encoding RNA polymerase III subunit GL b, with protein sequence MSGRGRAPATLSFNVEAVGIGKGETLPPPTLQPAPLYPSLELKAVPLQTGEEAEYMLALKQELRGAMRSLPYYVKPAAPKKDIERYSDKYQSSGPTDNTIEWNPDWRRLPRELRIRIRKPLKDKTPIAGRKIKPRTSVEKEEIIKKLENLEKKEEAHSSDEEDEQEKEEEEKENEEEYDEEEFEEETDYVMSYFDNGEEFGGDSDDNMDEAIY encoded by the exons atGAGCGGACGGGGCCGCGCTCCCGCTACCCTCAGCTTCAATGTGGAGGCGGTTGGAATCGGGAAAGGGGAGACTCTGCCTCCACCCACCCTGCAGCCAGCTCCACTCTACCCG TCTCTAGAGTTGAAGGCAGTTCCACTGCAGACCGGAGAGGAGGCTGAATACATGCTGGCATTAAAGCAGGAACTGCGGGGAGCCATGAGGAGCCTGCCGTACTATGTCAAACCCGCTGCGCCGAAGAAAG ATATCGAGCGTTATTCGGACAAATACCAGTCCTCTGGGCCGACTGACAACACGATTGAATGGAATCCTG ATTGGCGGCGGTTGCCACGGGAACTGAGGATCCGAATACGAAAGCCACTAAAAGACA AGACACCCATCGCTGGCCGCAAAATAAAACCGAGGACAAGCGTAGAGAAAGAAGAAATCATCAAAAAGCTGGAG AATTTGGAAAAGAAGGAAGAAGCACACAGCTCTGATGAGGAGGATGAGcaagagaaagaggaagaggaaaaggaaaatgaagaagagtatgatgaggaggaatttgaagAG GAGACAGACTACGTCATGTCGTACTTTGACAATGGTGAGGAGTTCGGGGGTGACAGCGATGACAATATGGATGAGGCGATCTACTGA